Part of the Methanolobus chelungpuianus genome is shown below.
TATAGAGACCGTGGGATACTGGCAGGTACGCAAGTCGCTTAAGCAGCATATGCATGAGTTCAGGTACTACGATTGAGGAGGATGGACATGGTAGAAGTTAAGAAGAAAAGCGCATTGGCAGAGGCATTCGATATTATCTTTATTTTCGTGCTCGCCTTTATCTGCCTTGTAGTGCCTACGCAGATCCAGGGTTCAGTACTGGTAGGCTGGTCAGAAACAGGATCCATTGTGTTCCTCTGGGACCCTGTAGGCTTTTTCAGTCTGCTGGCAGCAATCA
Proteins encoded:
- a CDS encoding AcrB/AcrD/AcrF family protein, translated to MVEVKKKSALAEAFDIIFIFVLAFICLVVPTQIQGSVLVGWSETGSIVFLWDPVGFFSLLAAIIIFFVVMLYHSVSHYKF